A part of Streptomyces sp. NBC_01235 genomic DNA contains:
- a CDS encoding vitamin K epoxide reductase family protein, translated as MTSTTTNEAPLTTKTRQDGVGREITSVGATGAGRAFAWLLIVSGALGVLASFVITIDKFRLLEDPDFSPSCNLSPILSCANVMKSDQASVFGFPNPLLGLLAYPVVVAIGMALLSGARFRRWFWLGLNVGTLFGAGFCMWLMTQALYEIGALCLWCCLAWAATIAMFWYVTVHNLRHGIIRAPRALVAGVLEFHWAVPVTWYLSIVMLIATRFWDYWQTLL; from the coding sequence ATGACCAGCACCACCACGAACGAAGCCCCACTCACCACCAAGACTCGGCAGGACGGAGTTGGGCGGGAGATCACGTCGGTGGGCGCGACCGGGGCCGGGCGCGCTTTCGCCTGGCTGCTGATCGTGTCCGGCGCTCTTGGCGTCCTCGCCTCCTTCGTCATCACCATCGACAAGTTCCGCCTCCTTGAGGACCCGGACTTCTCGCCCTCGTGCAACCTCAGCCCGATCCTGTCGTGTGCGAACGTCATGAAGAGCGACCAGGCGTCCGTGTTCGGCTTCCCCAACCCGCTGCTCGGTCTGCTCGCGTACCCGGTGGTCGTCGCGATCGGCATGGCTTTGCTGTCCGGGGCCCGCTTCCGCCGCTGGTTCTGGCTCGGGCTGAACGTCGGCACGCTGTTCGGCGCGGGCTTCTGCATGTGGCTGATGACGCAGGCGCTGTACGAGATCGGCGCGCTGTGCCTGTGGTGCTGCCTGGCATGGGCGGCCACCATCGCGATGTTCTGGTACGTCACCGTGCACAACCTGCGGCACGGGATCATCCGCGCGCCCCGCGCCCTGGTGGCCGGGGTGCTGGAGTTCCACTGGGCGGTGCCGGTCACCTGGTACTTGAGCATCGTGATGCTGATCGCCACCCGTTTCTGGGACTACTGGCAGACCTTGCTCTGA
- a CDS encoding acyl-ACP desaturase produces MPPSRSTRRTTWTDTQLLHALEEVVERELNRHLSVFKEWMPHEYVPWSRGRDFDGVLGGEPWAPEQSPLTGVGKVAMVVNLLTEDNLPSYHHEIATLFGRDGAWGTWVHRWTAEEARHSMVMRDYLLASRAVDPAALERARMTHMSAGFVSDNRHSPLHTVAYVAFQELATRISHRNTGRSSGDPVCDRLLARIATDENLHMVFYRNLLKAALEIAPDQALRAVADVVSGFRMPGHGLPGFERAAVEIALGGVYNLRVHHDDVLQPVLRHLKVLHLTGLGPEGLKAQQELGEFLGSLDTQATRFDERRTAVLARRAAAKR; encoded by the coding sequence ATCCCCCCGTCCCGTTCCACCCGACGCACCACGTGGACGGACACCCAGCTCCTCCACGCGCTGGAGGAGGTGGTCGAGCGCGAGCTCAACCGCCACCTGAGCGTGTTCAAGGAGTGGATGCCCCACGAGTACGTCCCGTGGAGCCGAGGACGGGACTTCGACGGGGTCCTGGGCGGTGAGCCCTGGGCGCCGGAGCAGTCTCCGCTGACCGGGGTGGGCAAGGTCGCGATGGTGGTGAACCTGCTCACCGAGGACAACCTGCCGAGCTACCACCACGAGATCGCCACCCTGTTCGGGCGCGACGGCGCGTGGGGCACCTGGGTGCACCGCTGGACCGCGGAGGAGGCCCGGCACTCCATGGTCATGCGGGACTACCTGCTGGCATCCCGTGCGGTGGACCCCGCGGCACTGGAGCGGGCCCGCATGACCCACATGTCCGCCGGATTCGTCTCCGACAACCGGCACTCGCCGCTCCACACCGTGGCGTACGTCGCCTTCCAGGAACTGGCCACCCGCATCTCGCACCGCAACACCGGGCGCAGCTCGGGCGATCCGGTCTGCGACCGCCTGCTGGCGCGCATCGCCACCGACGAGAACCTTCACATGGTCTTCTACCGCAACCTGCTCAAGGCCGCCCTGGAGATCGCCCCCGACCAGGCGTTGCGCGCCGTCGCCGACGTGGTGAGCGGCTTCAGGATGCCCGGCCACGGCCTGCCGGGCTTCGAGCGCGCCGCCGTCGAGATCGCTCTCGGCGGCGTCTACAACCTGCGCGTCCACCACGACGACGTCCTCCAGCCGGTGCTGCGCCACCTCAAGGTCCTGCACCTGACCGGCCTCGGGCCCGAGGGGCTCAAGGCCCAGCAGGAGCTGGGCGAGTTCCTCGGCTCACTGGACACGCAGGCGACCCGGTTCGACGAGCGCAGGACCGCCGTCCTGGCGCGGCGCGCGGCCGCGAAGCGCTGA
- a CDS encoding response regulator transcription factor, translated as MEARTRTGPVPSPASPLRVFILDDHEVVRRGVRDLLEAEPDIVVAGEAASAREALARVPAVRPHVAVLDVRLGEGESGDHAGVEVCRELRARMPELACLMLTSFDDDEALFDAIMAGAAGYVLKRIDGSDLVAAIRTVAGGESMLDPRTAARVMARLRDPRPEPEAPSVSPELERLSPREQEILELIGEGLTNRQIAERLFLAEKTIKNRVSSILAKLGVGRRIQAAMLAERLREQQGSGR; from the coding sequence GTGGAAGCACGCACGCGCACCGGCCCCGTCCCCTCGCCCGCCTCACCTCTGCGGGTGTTCATCCTGGACGACCACGAGGTGGTACGCCGAGGCGTGCGCGACCTGCTGGAAGCCGAGCCGGACATCGTGGTGGCCGGGGAGGCGGCGAGTGCCCGGGAGGCGCTCGCCCGGGTGCCCGCGGTCCGCCCGCATGTCGCGGTGCTGGATGTGCGGCTCGGTGAGGGCGAGAGCGGGGACCACGCGGGGGTCGAGGTGTGCCGGGAACTGCGGGCCCGGATGCCCGAGCTGGCCTGTCTGATGCTGACGTCGTTCGACGATGACGAGGCGCTGTTCGACGCCATCATGGCGGGCGCCGCCGGCTATGTGCTCAAGCGGATCGACGGCTCCGACCTGGTGGCCGCCATCCGTACGGTGGCGGGTGGCGAGTCCATGCTGGATCCCCGGACGGCCGCGCGGGTGATGGCGCGGCTGCGCGACCCCCGGCCGGAGCCCGAAGCCCCGTCCGTCTCACCGGAGTTGGAGCGGCTGTCGCCGCGCGAGCAGGAGATCCTGGAGCTGATCGGAGAGGGCCTGACGAACCGCCAGATCGCCGAGCGGCTGTTCCTCGCGGAGAAGACGATCAAGAACCGGGTTTCGTCCATCCTGGCCAAGCTGGGGGTGGGCCGCCGCATCCAGGCGGCGATGCTCGCCGAGCGGCTGCGGGAGCAGCAGGGCTCCGGGCGGTAG
- a CDS encoding sensor histidine kinase produces the protein MHSLLDAVTNLGRGLELPQVLRGIVEAAITLTDAEYGALGVIGDGQRLSQFLPVGIADELAARIGQAPCGRGILGELIHNPVPLRLTDLTRHPNSYGFPEHHPPMRTFLGVPVRVRDEVFGNLYLTEKRGGAGFDADDEAVLSTLANAAGVAIDHARMYHDSRRRERWLEALSEITRSLLAGTEAREVLRLIARRASEVADADLAAVLLPAGSDGARLAVEVAYGHDAMGVPPLERSREWGNVEGAVLPTQESLAGLAARTTEPATTADIDGDPRAHPLGGTGGADAYGPTVAVPLPLDASACGALRLSRRAGRPAFDDTEVALVSRFADQAAIALELARRRAESEELAVLHERDRIARDLHDLAIQRLFATGMTLQSATRMIERRDAAERVSRAVQDLDTTVQIIRSTIFELRSAGDDRGGPGLRRRLAETARLAAQSLGFSPVLRIDGPVDSTVPADVAEHVLAVTAEALSNTARHARARRADVVLTVPPAGDVLTLTVTDDGVGTGDARPTGGLANLRSRAEQYDGTLTVESPAAGGTRLVWQVPLTAD, from the coding sequence ATGCACAGCCTCCTCGACGCCGTCACGAACCTGGGCCGGGGCCTCGAACTCCCCCAGGTGCTGCGCGGCATCGTGGAGGCGGCGATCACCCTCACCGACGCCGAATACGGCGCTCTCGGCGTGATCGGCGACGGTCAGCGGCTGTCGCAGTTCCTGCCGGTGGGCATCGCCGACGAGCTCGCGGCCCGGATCGGCCAGGCCCCCTGTGGGCGCGGCATCCTCGGCGAGCTGATCCACAACCCGGTCCCCTTGCGCCTCACGGACCTGACGCGGCACCCGAACAGTTACGGCTTTCCCGAGCACCATCCGCCGATGCGTACGTTCCTGGGGGTGCCCGTCCGCGTACGGGACGAGGTGTTCGGCAACCTGTACCTGACCGAGAAGCGGGGAGGGGCGGGATTCGACGCCGACGACGAGGCGGTCCTGTCCACCCTGGCCAACGCGGCCGGAGTCGCCATCGACCACGCCCGCATGTACCACGACAGCCGCCGCCGGGAACGCTGGCTCGAAGCGCTCAGCGAGATCACCCGCAGCCTGCTCGCCGGAACAGAGGCACGCGAGGTGCTGCGGCTGATCGCCCGGCGAGCGAGCGAGGTGGCCGACGCCGATCTGGCCGCCGTACTGCTCCCGGCCGGCAGCGACGGTGCCCGGCTCGCGGTGGAGGTGGCGTACGGCCACGACGCCATGGGGGTGCCCCCGCTCGAGCGAAGCCGAGAGTGGGGGAACGTCGAGGGAGCGGTCCTCCCCACGCAGGAGTCACTGGCCGGCCTTGCCGCCCGCACCACCGAACCCGCGACCACCGCGGACATCGACGGCGACCCCCGGGCACATCCGCTCGGCGGCACGGGCGGCGCGGACGCGTACGGTCCCACCGTGGCCGTTCCGCTGCCCCTGGACGCCTCGGCCTGCGGCGCCCTGCGCCTGAGCCGGCGCGCGGGCCGCCCCGCCTTCGACGACACCGAGGTGGCCCTGGTCTCCCGGTTCGCCGACCAGGCCGCGATCGCCCTGGAACTCGCCCGGCGCCGCGCCGAGTCCGAGGAACTGGCCGTCCTGCACGAACGCGACCGCATCGCCCGCGACCTGCACGACCTGGCGATCCAGCGGCTCTTCGCCACCGGCATGACCCTGCAGAGCGCCACCCGCATGATCGAGCGCCGCGACGCGGCCGAACGGGTCTCCCGGGCGGTGCAGGACCTGGACACCACCGTCCAGATCATCCGCTCCACCATCTTCGAGCTGCGCTCGGCCGGGGACGACCGCGGCGGGCCGGGACTGCGCCGCCGCCTGGCCGAGACCGCCCGGCTGGCCGCCCAGTCGCTCGGCTTCAGCCCCGTCCTTCGGATCGACGGACCGGTGGACTCCACCGTCCCCGCCGACGTGGCCGAACACGTTCTGGCGGTGACCGCCGAAGCCCTCAGCAATACCGCCCGGCATGCCCGCGCCCGCCGGGCGGACGTCGTCCTGACCGTGCCGCCGGCCGGGGACGTCCTCACCCTCACGGTGACGGACGACGGGGTGGGCACGGGCGACGCCCGGCCCACCGGCGGACTCGCCAACCTGCGCTCCCGCGCCGAGCAGTACGACGGGACGCTGACCGTCGAGTCCCCGGCAGCGGGCGGCACCCGGCTCGTGTGGCAGGTGCCGCTGACCGCCGACTGA
- the ctaD gene encoding aa3-type cytochrome oxidase subunit I has translation MGTERPHAAVAVADQASGPAEHAAGGSSWTDWLTTTDHKKIGTMYLVTAFVFFMVGGVMALLMRAELARPGLQIMSNEQFNQAFTMHGSIMLLMFAMPLFTGFANWIMPLQIGAPDVAFPRLNMLAYWLFLFGSSIAAFGFLTPGGAADFGWFLYAPLSDAVHSPGLGADLWIMGVALSGFGSIAGAVNFITTIVCMRAPGMTMFRMPIFVWNVLLTAVLILIVFPVLAAALFALECDRKFGSHVFDAANGGALLWQHLFWFFGHPEVYILALPFFGIVSEVIPVFSRKPMFGYMGLIGATIAIAGLSVTVWAHHMYVTGGVLLPFFSFMTFLIAVPTGVKFFNWIGTMWKGSLSFETPMLWTTGFLITFVFGGLTGVILASPPMDFHLSDSYFVVAHFHYTVFGTVVYAMFAGFHFWWPKFTGKMLDERLGKITFWTLTAGFHLTFLVQHWLGAEGMPRRYADYLAADGFTALNTLSTIGSFLLGLSILPFFYNVWKTAKYATPVEVDDPWGYGRSLEWATSCPPPRHNFTKLPRIRSESPAFDLHHPEIVAAEAVS, from the coding sequence ATGGGGACCGAGCGGCCGCACGCCGCGGTCGCCGTGGCCGACCAGGCGTCCGGACCGGCGGAGCACGCGGCGGGCGGATCGTCGTGGACGGACTGGCTGACGACCACCGACCACAAGAAGATCGGGACGATGTACCTGGTCACCGCGTTCGTGTTCTTCATGGTCGGCGGGGTGATGGCTCTGCTGATGCGCGCGGAGCTCGCCCGGCCCGGTCTGCAGATCATGTCGAACGAGCAGTTCAACCAGGCGTTCACGATGCACGGCTCGATCATGCTGCTGATGTTCGCGATGCCGCTGTTCACCGGCTTCGCCAACTGGATCATGCCGCTGCAGATCGGCGCCCCGGACGTGGCCTTCCCGCGACTGAACATGCTCGCCTACTGGCTCTTCCTGTTCGGCTCGTCGATCGCCGCGTTCGGCTTCCTCACCCCGGGCGGCGCCGCCGACTTCGGCTGGTTCCTGTATGCCCCGCTGTCCGACGCCGTCCACTCGCCGGGCCTCGGCGCCGACCTGTGGATCATGGGCGTGGCCCTGTCGGGCTTCGGCTCGATCGCGGGTGCGGTCAACTTCATCACCACGATCGTCTGCATGCGCGCACCCGGCATGACCATGTTCCGGATGCCGATCTTCGTGTGGAACGTGCTGCTGACCGCGGTGCTGATCCTGATCGTGTTCCCGGTCCTCGCGGCGGCCCTGTTCGCCCTGGAGTGCGACCGCAAGTTCGGCAGCCATGTCTTCGACGCGGCCAACGGCGGCGCGTTGCTGTGGCAGCACCTGTTCTGGTTCTTCGGTCATCCGGAGGTGTACATCCTGGCGCTGCCGTTCTTCGGGATCGTCTCCGAGGTGATCCCTGTCTTCTCCCGGAAGCCGATGTTCGGCTACATGGGCCTGATAGGCGCGACGATCGCGATCGCGGGCCTGTCGGTGACCGTATGGGCGCACCACATGTACGTCACCGGCGGTGTCCTCCTGCCGTTCTTCTCCTTCATGACGTTCCTGATCGCGGTGCCGACGGGCGTGAAGTTCTTCAACTGGATCGGCACCATGTGGAAGGGCTCGCTCAGCTTCGAGACGCCGATGCTGTGGACCACGGGCTTCCTGATCACCTTCGTCTTCGGTGGCCTCACGGGCGTGATCCTGGCCTCGCCGCCGATGGACTTCCACCTCTCCGACTCGTACTTCGTCGTCGCGCACTTCCACTACACGGTCTTCGGCACGGTCGTGTACGCGATGTTCGCCGGCTTCCACTTCTGGTGGCCCAAGTTCACCGGCAAGATGCTCGACGAGCGCCTCGGCAAGATCACGTTCTGGACGCTCACGGCGGGCTTCCACCTGACCTTCCTCGTCCAGCACTGGCTGGGTGCCGAGGGCATGCCCCGCCGGTACGCCGACTACCTGGCCGCCGACGGCTTCACCGCTCTCAACACCCTGTCCACGATCGGGTCGTTCCTGCTGGGCCTGTCGATCCTGCCGTTCTTCTACAACGTCTGGAAGACCGCCAAGTACGCCACGCCGGTCGAGGTCGACGACCCGTGGGGCTACGGCCGTTCGCTGGAGTGGGCGACCTCCTGCCCGCCCCCGAGGCACAACTTCACCAAGCTGCCGCGGATCCGGTCCGAGTCTCCGGCCTTCGACCTCCACCACCCCGAGATCGTCGCGGCCGAGGCGGTGAGCTGA
- a CDS encoding colicin D domain-containing protein: MSTRFAEAGVGQGRGRSGPRPRAVGDNPGNLNKANLQRFQEAMREHMTADGTKIYRFDYRSQGPAVEFIDPTSQKMVMLHADGSFWSAWKLGDKQFQGIIDKGFLW, encoded by the coding sequence TTGTCAACTCGCTTCGCCGAGGCCGGCGTTGGGCAGGGTCGCGGTCGGTCAGGACCGCGGCCTCGTGCCGTTGGAGACAATCCCGGCAATCTGAACAAGGCCAACCTGCAACGGTTCCAAGAGGCCATGCGTGAGCACATGACAGCAGACGGAACGAAGATCTACCGGTTCGACTACAGAAGTCAGGGACCGGCGGTCGAGTTCATCGATCCGACATCACAGAAAATGGTCATGCTGCACGCCGATGGTAGCTTCTGGTCGGCCTGGAAACTGGGTGACAAACAGTTCCAGGGAATCATCGACAAAGGGTTTCTGTGGTGA
- a CDS encoding HNH endonuclease, translated as MTRRLLAGLCELCGQTAKIQVHQIRRLADLDRLGQTQPDWAVLMARKRRKTLMVCPPCHEGIHDGRKAAVHGSHWRARCG; from the coding sequence TTGACAAGGCGGCTGCTGGCAGGGCTCTGCGAACTGTGCGGACAGACCGCAAAGATCCAGGTCCACCAGATCCGCCGACTCGCCGACCTCGACCGGCTCGGACAGACGCAGCCCGACTGGGCCGTCCTCATGGCCAGGAAACGGCGCAAAACCCTCATGGTCTGCCCGCCCTGCCACGAAGGCATCCACGACGGCCGCAAAGCCGCAGTTCACGGCAGTCACTGGAGAGCCCGTTGCGGTTAA